A window of Oncorhynchus clarkii lewisi isolate Uvic-CL-2024 unplaced genomic scaffold, UVic_Ocla_1.0 unplaced_contig_10913_pilon_pilon, whole genome shotgun sequence contains these coding sequences:
- the LOC139398199 gene encoding glucoside xylosyltransferase 1-like, with amino-acid sequence MRRYIRAFLVCMLFAVFSALYVYSKLFYSDLSVGGGLGEKTFLHRAAASKRSDIGQETRRGPDEAEPGDQHWYIMRKAEGRVRTAAAMHLAVVACGQRLQETLTMLKSAVMLSIKPLCLHIFAEDQLHASFIEALESWPGSFRSRFNYTLYPITFPRENAGEWKKLFKPCASQRLFLPLILKEVDSLVYVDSDSLFLQPVDALWSLLAHFNATQLAAMAPEHEEPRIAWYSRFARHPYYGRTGINSGVMLMNMTRIRATYFKNDMTSVGLRWEELLMPLLQKYKLNMTWGDQDLLNIIFHHNPECLLEVPCHWNYRPDHCIYGSNCGSAEEEGIFILHGNRGVYHDLKQPAFRAVYDAIRQYSFREDPVSSLLVPLEEQLLKTTRSYCGKSHVLFTKRLAHSLANVNRDAQPPHGW; translated from the exons ATGCGGCGTTACATTCGTGCATTCCTCGTGTGCATGTTGTTTGCCGTGTTCTCGGCCTTGTACGTGTATAGTAAACTATTTTATTCAGATCTGTCGGTCGGAGGAGGACTGGGTGAGAAGACTTTCCTCCATCGAGCCGCGGCCTCTAAGCGAAGCGACATTGGACAAGAAACCAGGCGAGGCCCAGACGAAGCAGAACCAGGCGATCAACACTG GTACATCATGAGGAAAGCAGAGGGCCGTGTGAGGACGGCTGCAGCCATGCACCTGGCTGTCGTGGCCTGCGGACAGAGACTACAGGAGACTCTCACCATGCTGAAGTCTGCTGTTATGCTCAGCATCAAACCACTGTGCCTACACATCTTCGCTGAAGACCAGCTGCACGCCAGCTTTATAGAGGCT TTAGAGTCGTGGCCAGGTTCGTTCCGCTCCAGGTTTAACTACACTCTGTATCCCATCACCTTCCCCCGTGAGAATGCTGGAGAGTGGAAGAAGCTCTTCAAACCATGTGCTTCTCAGAGACTATTCCTACCT CTCATCCTAAAGGAGGTGGATTCTCTAGTCTACGTGGACTCGGACAGCTTGTTCCTCCAGCCTGTAGACGCTCTGTGGTCCCTGCTAGCTCACTTCAACGCTACCCAGCTGGCCGCCATGGCGCCGGAGCACGAGGAGCCACGCATCGCCTGGTACAGCCGCTTCGCCCGCCACCCCTACTATGGCAGGACGGGCATCAACTCTGGAGTCATGCTCATGAACATGACACGCATCAGGGCCACATACTTCAAG AATGACATGACGTCAGTGGGTCTGAGGTGGGAGGAGCTGCTGATGCCCCTGCTGCAGAAATATAAACTAAACATGACCTGGGGAGACCAGGACCTGCTCAACATCATCTTCCATCACAACCCTG agtGTCTTTTGGAAGTCCCCTGCCACTGGAACTACCGTCCAGACCACTGTATCTACGGCAGTAACTGTGGCTCCGCGGAGGAGGAGGGTATCTTTATCCTGCACGGGAACAGAGGAGTGTACCATGACCTCAAACAGCCTGCCTTCAGGGCCGTCTACGACGCCATACGACAG TACTCATTTAGGGAGGATCCTGTGAGCTCCCTGCTGGTCCCACTGGAAGAACAGCTGTTGAAGACGACCCGTTCATACTGTGGTAAATCACATGTTCTGTTTACTAAGAGACTGGCTCACAGCCTGGCCAACGTCAACAGAGATGCTCAGCCTCCACATGGATGGTAG